The Quercus robur chromosome 7, dhQueRobu3.1, whole genome shotgun sequence genome has a segment encoding these proteins:
- the LOC126692168 gene encoding beta-fructofuranosidase, insoluble isoenzyme 1-like translates to MDISKFLSVLFLLCSLCLECNNVVVKASHKVYPEFQSLSAVEVKQIHRTRFHFQPPKHWMNDPNGPMYFNGLYHFFYQYNPKGAVWGNIVWAHSVSKDLINWEALEPIIYPTKPFDKNGCWSGSATILPGNKPIILYTGIDTQNQQVQNYAIPKNYSDPYLREWVKPNKNNPIMVADEIVNGSAFRDPTTAWFGKDGHWRILVGSRRKNRGIAHLYKSKDFVNWVKAKHPLHSKAKTGMWECPDFYPVSLSGKNGLDTSLVGPNLKHVFKVSLDVTRSDYYTVGKYHTQIDRYVPDNTSVDGWDGLRYDYGNFYASKSFFDAGKKRRILWGWANESDSTKNDVEKGWAGIQAIPRIVWLDSSGKQVLQWSVEELETLRGNKVHINNQQVKKGEHVEIKGITAAQVDVEVTFLLPKSLDNAEEFDASWVNARDLCGLKGSKVQGGVGPFGLLTLASSHLEEYTPVFFRVFKAPKKHVVLMCSDARSSSLMDGLYKPSFAGFVDVDLTDRKLSLRSLIDHSVVESFGAGGKTCILSRVYPTLAVYNDAHLYAFNNGTESITIENVNAWSMNSPRMN, encoded by the exons ATGGATATTTCCAAGTTTCTTTCTGTTTTATTCTTACTTTGCTCTCTTTGCTTGGAATGCAACAATGTTGTAGTCAAGGCGTCTCACAAGGTTTACCCAGAGTTTCAGTCTCTTAGTGCTGTGGAAGTGAAACAAATTCACAGAACTAGGTTCCACTTTCAGCCTCCTAAGCACTGGATGAACG ATCCAAATG GACCTATGTATTTCAATGGACTCTACCATTTCTTCTACCAATACAACCCAAAAGGAGCAGTGTGGGGcaatattgtttgggcccattcTGTATCAAAGGACTTGATCAACTGGGAAGCACTTGAACCTATCATTTATCCCACTAAGCCCTTTGATAAAAATGGGTGTTGGTCTGGTTCAGCCACTATTCTCCCAGGCAACAAGCCCATTATCCTTTACACTGGCATTGACACCCAAAATCAACAAGTCCAAAACTATGCAATCCCAAAAAACTACTCTGATCCATATCTCCGTGAATGGGTTAAGCCcaacaagaacaacccaataaTGGTGGCTGATGAGATTGTCAATGGAAGTGCTTTCCGTGACCCAACAACAGCTTGGTTTGGAAAAGATGGGCATTGGAGGATTTTAGTGGGTAGCAGAAGGAAAAATAGAGGCATAGCCCATTTGTATAAGAGTAAGGATTTTGTGAATTGGGTCAAGGCCAAACATCCTCTTCATTCAAAAGCTAAGACTGGTATGTGGGAATGCCCAGATTTTTACCCTGTGTCATTGTCTGGTAAAAATGGGTTGGACACTTCTTTGGTTGGGCCAAATTTAAAGCATGTTTTCAAGGTGAGCCTTGATGTTACTAGGTCTGATTACTACACTGTTGGAAAATACCATACACAAATAGATAGGTATGTACCAGATAACACTTCGGTTGATGGTTGGGATGGGCTGCGATATGATTATGGAAATTTTTATGCCTCAAAGTCATTCTTTGATGCTGGGAAGAAGAGAAGGATTTTGTGGGGTTGGGCTAATGAGTCCGACTCAACTAAAAATGATGTAGAAAAAGGATGGGCCGGAATTCAG GCCATTCCGAGGATAGTGTGGCTTGACAGTAGTGGGAAACAAGTGTTACAATGGTCTGTCGAAGAATTAGAAACTCTTAGAGGAAATAAAGTTCATATAAACAATCAACAGGTCAAAAAGGGAGAGCATGTTGAAATTAAAGGAATAACTGCTGCACAG GTCGATGTTGAGGTTACCTTCTTGTTGCCGAAGAGTTTGGACAACGCTGAGGAATTTGATGCTAGTTGGGTAAACGCACGAGATCTCTGTGGCCTAAAGGGTTCAAAAGTTCAAGGTGGGGTTGGGCCATTTGGGTTGTTGACATTAGCTTCAAGTCATCTAGAGGAATACACTCCTGTCTTCTTTAGAGTTTTCAAAGCTCCAAAGAAGCATGTAGTTCTCATGTGCTCTGATGCTAGAAG TTCCTCTTTGATGGATGGACTATATAAACCATCATTTGCAGGCTTTGTAGATGTGGATTTAACAGACAGGAAGCTTTCTCTTAGGAGTTTG ATTGATCATTCCGTTGTGGAAAGTTTCGGAGCTGGAGGAAAAACATGCATCTTATCAAGGGTTTATCCTACACTTGCAGTGTACAATGATGCTCACTTGTATGCATTTAACAATGGGACAGAGAGTATTACCATAGAGAATGTCAATGCATGGAGCATGAATAGTCCTCGAATGAACTGA
- the LOC126692169 gene encoding 1-aminocyclopropane-1-carboxylate oxidase homolog 1-like isoform X4, whose protein sequence is MAAMDANSSYDRMKELKEFDESKMGVKGLSDSGITSIPRFFVHPPETLSDFKKSSSTCTNIPIIDLSGIINSKDNDHRLKIVEQVKEAAKTWGFFQVINHGVPISVLEETIHAIRAFHDQPHEVKAKFYKRENELGGVMYTSNNDLYRAKSAAWHDSLQAWMGPEPLKVADLPEICRNEVVAWDKSATEVAETVMELLCEGLGLEAGKFKELTFLDARVLVGHCYPYCPQPDLTVGITSHTDPGVITVLLQNHVPGLQVKHGDEWVNVKPVPGGLIINAGDFLQIISNGEYKSVQHRVLANSYKEARISIVIFFNFSKWKGDGYYGPLPELLSPEKPAIYRNFTSQEFFENFYGKGIDTKSLIEKIKIQN, encoded by the exons ATGGCAGCCATGGATGCAAACTCTAGCTATGACCGCATGAAGGAGCTGAAAGAATTCGATGAGTCCAAGATGGGTGTGAAGGGTCTCTCTGACTCAGGCATCACTTCCATCCCACGCTTCTTTGTTCACCCTCCTGAAACTCTCTCTGACTTCAAAAAATCTTCTTCCACATGCACCAACATCCCCATCATCGATCTTTCCGGTATTATAAACTCCAAGGACAACGATCACCGTCTCAAAATCGTTGAACAAGTCAAAGAAGCTGCAAAAACATGGGGTTTTTTCCAAGTGATCAACCATGGTGTGCCTATATCAGTTTTAGAAGAAACCATCCACGCCATCAGAGCTTTCCATGACCAACCTCACGAG GTGAAAGCCAAGTTCTATAAGCGAGAAAACGAGCTTGGAGGTGTTATGTACACGAGCAACAATGACTTGTACCGAGCCAAATCGGCTGCGTGGCATGACTCGTTGCAAGCTTGGATGGGACCAGAGCCATTAAAG GTGGCCGATTTACCTGAGATCTGCAGGAACGAGGTGGTTGCATGGGATAAGAGTGCAACAGAGGTAGCAGAGACTGTAATGGAGTTGTTGTGTGAAGGGTTGGGATTGGAGGCTGGAAAGTTTAAGGAATTAACGTTTTTGGATGCTAGGGTTCTTGTGGGTCATTGTTATCCGTATTGTCCACAGCCAGATCTAACAGTGGGGATTACGTCGCATACAGATCCAGGTGTGATTACAGTTTTGTTGCAGAATCATGTACCTGGGTTGCAAGTCAAGCATGGTGATGAGTGGGTGAACGTTAAGCCAGTGCCTGGAGGTTTGATCATAAATGCTGGAGACTTTCTTCAG ataatCTCTAATGGAGAGTACAAAAGTGTACAACATCGAGTACTGGCCAATTCATATAAGGAAGCACGAATCTCAATTGTCATATTTTTCAACTTTAGCAAATGGAAAGGAGATGGCTACTATGGACCTTTGCCAGAATTGTTGTCACCCGAAAAGCCAGCTATTTATCGAAATTTTACTTCACAAGAATTCTTCGAGAATTTTTATGGCAAGGGCATAGATACCAAGTCTCTaatagagaaaattaaaatacaaaattag
- the LOC126692169 gene encoding 1-aminocyclopropane-1-carboxylate oxidase homolog 4-like isoform X2, which translates to MAAMDANSSYDRMKELKEFDESKMGVKGLSDSGITSIPRFFVHPPETLSDFKKSSSTCTNIPIIDLSGIINSKDNDHRLKIVEQVKEAAKTWGFFQVINHGVPISVLEETIHAIRAFHDQPHEVKAKFYKRENELGGVMYMSNNDLYRAKSAAWHDSLQAWMGPEPLKVADLPEICRNEVVAWDKSATEVAETVMELLCEGLGLEAGKFKELTFLDTRVLVGHCYPYCPQPDLTVGITSHTDPGVVTVLLQNHVPGLQVKHGDEWVNVKPVPGGLIINAGDFLQIISNGEYKSVQHRVLANSSKEARISIVIFFNLAKWKGDGYHGPLPELLSPEKPAIYRNFTRQEFFENFYSKGIDTKSLIEKIKKKN; encoded by the exons ATGGCAGCCATGGATGCAAACTCTAGCTATGACCGCATGAAGGAGCTGAAAGAATTCGATGAGTCCAAGATGGGTGTGAAGGGTCTCTCTGACTCAGGCATCACTTCCATCCCACGCTTCTTTGTTCACCCTCCTGAAACTCTCTCTGACTTCAAAAAATCTTCTTCCACATGCACCAACATCCCCATCATCGATCTTTCCGGTATTATAAACTCCAAGGACAACGATCACCGTCTCAAAATCGTTGAACAAGTCAAAGAAGCTGCAAAAACATGGGGTTTTTTCCAAGTGATCAACCATGGTGTGCCTATATCAGTTTTAGAAGAAACCATCCACGCCATCAGAGCTTTCCATGACCAACCTCACGAGGTGAAAGCCAAGTTCTATAAGCGAGAAAACGAGCTTGGAGGTGTTATGTACATGAGCAACAATGACTTGTACCGAGCCAAATCGGCTGCGTGGCATGACTCGTTGCAAGCTTGGATGGGACCAGAGCCATTAAAG GTGGCGGATTTACCTGAGATCTGCAGGAACGAGGTGGTTGCATGGGATAAGAGTGCAACAGAGGTAGCAGAGACTGTAATGGAGTTGTTGTGTGAAGGGTTGGGATTGGAGGCTGGAAAGTTTAAGGAATTAACGTTTTTGGATACCAGGGTTCTTGTGGGTCATTGTTATCCGTATTGTCCACAGCCAGATCTAACAGTGGGGATTACATCGCATACAGATCCAGGTGTGGTTACAGTTTTGTTGCAGAATCATGTACCTGGGTTGCAAGTCAAGCATGGTGATGAGTGGGTGAACGTTAAGCCAGTGCCTGGAGGTTTGATCATAAATGCTGGAGACTTTCTTCAG ATAATCTCTAATGGAGAGTACAAAAGTGTGCAACATCGAGTACTGGCCAATTCATCTAAGGAAGCACGAATCTCAATCGTCATATTTTTCAACTTAGCCAAATGGAAAGGAGATGGCTACCATGGACCTTTACCAGAATTATTGTCACCTGAAAAGCCAGCTATTTATCGAAATTTCACTAGGCAAGAATTCTTCGAGAACTTTTATAGCAAGGGCATAGATACCAAGTCTctaatagagaaaataaaaaaaaaaaattag
- the LOC126692169 gene encoding 1-aminocyclopropane-1-carboxylate oxidase homolog 4-like isoform X3, producing the protein MAAMDANSSYDRMKELKEFDESKMGVKGLSDSGITSIPRFFVHPPETLSDFKKSSSTCTNIPIIDLSGIINSKDNDHRLKIVEQVKEAAKTWGFFQVINHGVPISVLEETIHAIRAFHDQPHEVKAKFYKRENELGGVMYMSNNDLYRAKSAAWHDSLQAWMGPEPLKVADLPEICRNEVVAWDKSATEVAETVMELLCEGLGLEAGKFKELTFLDARVLVGHCYPYCPQPDLTVGITSHTDPGVITVLLQNHVPGLQVKHGDEWVNVKPVPGGLIINAGDFLQIISNGEYKSVQHRVLANSYKEARISIVIFFNFSKWKGDGYYGPLPELLSPEKPAIYRNFTSQEFFENFYGKGIDTKSLIEKIKIQN; encoded by the exons ATGGCAGCCATGGATGCAAACTCTAGCTATGACCGCATGAAGGAGCTGAAAGAATTCGATGAGTCCAAGATGGGTGTGAAGGGTCTCTCTGACTCAGGCATCACTTCCATCCCACGCTTCTTTGTTCACCCTCCTGAAACTCTCTCTGACTTCAAAAAATCTTCTTCCACATGCACCAACATCCCCATCATCGATCTTTCCGGTATTATAAACTCCAAGGACAACGATCACCGTCTCAAAATCGTTGAACAAGTCAAAGAAGCTGCAAAAACATGGGGTTTTTTCCAAGTGATCAACCATGGTGTGCCTATATCAGTTTTAGAAGAAACCATCCACGCCATCAGAGCTTTCCATGACCAACCTCACGAGGTGAAAGCCAAGTTCTATAAGCGAGAAAACGAGCTTGGAGGTGTTATGTACATGAGCAACAATGACTTGTACCGAGCCAAATCGGCTGCGTGGCATGACTCGTTGCAAGCTTGGATGGGACCAGAGCCATTAAAG GTGGCCGATTTACCTGAGATCTGCAGGAACGAGGTGGTTGCATGGGATAAGAGTGCAACAGAGGTAGCAGAGACTGTAATGGAGTTGTTGTGTGAAGGGTTGGGATTGGAGGCTGGAAAGTTTAAGGAATTAACGTTTTTGGATGCTAGGGTTCTTGTGGGTCATTGTTATCCGTATTGTCCACAGCCAGATCTAACAGTGGGGATTACGTCGCATACAGATCCAGGTGTGATTACAGTTTTGTTGCAGAATCATGTACCTGGGTTGCAAGTCAAGCATGGTGATGAGTGGGTGAACGTTAAGCCAGTGCCTGGAGGTTTGATCATAAATGCTGGAGACTTTCTTCAG ataatCTCTAATGGAGAGTACAAAAGTGTACAACATCGAGTACTGGCCAATTCATATAAGGAAGCACGAATCTCAATTGTCATATTTTTCAACTTTAGCAAATGGAAAGGAGATGGCTACTATGGACCTTTGCCAGAATTGTTGTCACCCGAAAAGCCAGCTATTTATCGAAATTTTACTTCACAAGAATTCTTCGAGAATTTTTATGGCAAGGGCATAGATACCAAGTCTCTaatagagaaaattaaaatacaaaattag
- the LOC126692169 gene encoding 1-aminocyclopropane-1-carboxylate oxidase homolog 1-like isoform X1 produces the protein MAAMDATSGYDRMKELKEFDESKMGVKGLSDSGITSIPRFFVHPPETLSDFKKSSSTCTNIPIIDLSGIINSKDNDHRLKIVEQVKEAAKTWGFFQVINHGVPISVLDETIHAIRAFHDQPHEVKAKFYKRENELGGVMYTSNNDLYRAKSAAWHDSLQAWMGPEPLKVADLPEICRNEVVAWDKSATEVAETVMELLCEGLGLEAGKFKELTFLDARVLVGHCYPYCPQPDLTVGITSHTDPGVITVLLQNHVPGLQVKHGDEWVNVKPVPGGLIINAGDFLQIISNGEYKSVQHRVLANSYKEARISIVIFFNFSKWKGDGYYGPLPELLSPEKPAIYRNFTSQEFFENFYGKGIDTKSLIEKIKIQN, from the exons ATGGCAGCCATGGATGCAACCTCTGGCTATGACCGCATGAAGGAGCTGAAAGAATTCGATGAGTCCAAGATGGGTGTGAAGGGTCTCTCTGACTCAGGCATCACTTCCATCCCACGCTTCTTTGTTCACCCTCCTGAAACTCTCTCTGACTTCAAAAAATCTTCTTCCACATGCACCAACATCCCCATCATCGATCTTTCCGGTATTATAAACTCCAAGGACAACGATCACCGTCTCAAAATCGTTGAACAAGTCAAAGAAGCTGCAAAAACATGGGGTTTTTTCCAAGTGATCAACCATGGTGTGCCTATATCAGTTTTAGACGAAACCATCCACGCCATCAGAGCTTTCCATGACCAACCACACGAGGTGAAAGCCAAGTTCTATAAGCGAGAAAACGAGCTTGGAGGTGTTATGTACACGAGCAACAATGACTTGTACCGAGCCAAATCGGCTGCGTGGCATGACTCGTTGCAAGCTTGGATGGGACCAGAGCCATTAAAG GTGGCCGATTTACCTGAGATCTGCAGGAACGAGGTGGTTGCATGGGATAAGAGTGCAACAGAGGTAGCAGAGACTGTAATGGAGTTGTTGTGTGAAGGGTTGGGATTGGAGGCTGGAAAGTTTAAGGAATTAACGTTTTTGGATGCTAGGGTTCTTGTGGGTCATTGTTATCCGTATTGTCCACAGCCAGATCTAACAGTGGGGATTACGTCGCATACAGATCCAGGTGTGATTACAGTTTTGTTGCAGAATCATGTACCTGGGTTGCAAGTCAAGCATGGTGATGAGTGGGTGAACGTTAAGCCAGTGCCTGGAGGTTTGATCATAAATGCTGGAGACTTTCTTCAG ataatCTCTAATGGAGAGTACAAAAGTGTACAACATCGAGTACTGGCCAATTCATATAAGGAAGCACGAATCTCAATTGTCATATTTTTCAACTTTAGCAAATGGAAAGGAGATGGCTACTATGGACCTTTGCCAGAATTGTTGTCACCCGAAAAGCCAGCTATTTATCGAAATTTTACTTCACAAGAATTCTTCGAGAATTTTTATGGCAAGGGCATAGATACCAAGTCTCTaatagagaaaattaaaatacaaaattag